A stretch of Imperialibacter roseus DNA encodes these proteins:
- a CDS encoding OmpH family outer membrane protein produces MKLRSLLFGVFVLFAVSVTAQELKVGYTNVDYILTQMPESKQIEADLKAYETQLQNRLQAKIQEFQTKGQAFQSGYQTMTDIERADKQEELQNLQASIEKFQRDAQQSMQDKELQLLQPAYDKIQKAIDDVAKENGFTHVFRSEALLFAKDSDEISNIVLQKMGITPKTTPTGGN; encoded by the coding sequence ATGAAACTTAGAAGCTTGCTGTTTGGTGTATTTGTACTTTTTGCTGTTTCAGTCACAGCACAGGAACTGAAAGTTGGGTACACCAATGTAGACTATATACTCACTCAAATGCCCGAATCGAAGCAAATAGAGGCCGATCTTAAGGCGTACGAAACTCAACTGCAAAACCGCCTTCAGGCAAAAATTCAGGAGTTCCAAACCAAAGGTCAGGCGTTTCAAAGCGGCTACCAGACAATGACCGACATTGAAAGAGCCGACAAGCAGGAAGAGCTTCAGAACCTTCAGGCGTCTATCGAAAAGTTCCAGCGTGATGCCCAGCAGTCTATGCAGGATAAGGAGCTTCAGTTGCTTCAGCCTGCCTACGACAAAATCCAGAAGGCAATTGACGACGTAGCCAAAGAAAACGGCTTTACGCATGTATTTAGGTCAGAAGCACTGCTTTTCGCCAAGGACAGTGACGAAATCTCCAACATCGTGTTGCAGAAAATGGGAATCACTCCAAAGACTACTCCAACAGGAGGAAACTGA
- a CDS encoding OmpH family outer membrane protein, which translates to MKRTVFTLFILSLGINTTFAQKFGYVDTGYILEQMPDYREAQGEIDKLSLSWEEEIKKMFQEVEQMQIAFHAEEVLLTEEMKKDRRAEIDRKMQEVKEYQKKVFGFEGLFFLKKKELIKPVQDKIWEAVEKMAKNNRLAIVFDKSGELVMIYTDPIHDYTDYVLEELGLANENDVIKN; encoded by the coding sequence ATGAAAAGGACAGTCTTTACGCTATTTATTTTAAGTTTAGGGATAAATACTACCTTTGCCCAAAAATTCGGCTATGTTGACACCGGGTATATACTGGAGCAAATGCCGGATTACAGGGAAGCCCAGGGAGAAATCGACAAGCTGTCGTTGTCCTGGGAAGAAGAAATAAAGAAAATGTTCCAGGAAGTGGAGCAGATGCAGATTGCCTTCCATGCAGAAGAGGTGCTTCTTACTGAGGAGATGAAGAAGGACAGAAGGGCGGAGATTGACCGGAAAATGCAGGAAGTGAAGGAGTATCAGAAGAAAGTGTTTGGCTTTGAAGGCCTTTTCTTCTTAAAGAAGAAAGAGTTGATAAAGCCTGTTCAGGATAAAATATGGGAGGCAGTTGAAAAAATGGCAAAGAACAACCGCCTCGCCATTGTTTTTGATAAATCCGGTGAGTTGGTCATGATCTACACAGATCCGATTCATGATTATACTGACTATGTACTTGAAGAGCTTGGCCTGGCCAACGAAAACGATGTAATTAAAAATTAA
- a CDS encoding BamA/OMP85 family outer membrane protein has product MKKIVIVFAASLLCVVQSVDAQIRPGLRSTPATSGSGLQLDYSNPKEYEIGGIEVTGSEYLDKNAIISISGLTVGSTIKVPGDATSGAIKKLWNQGILGDVSLFVSKIEGNQIFLTIELKERPRLTKFTFEGLNKTQKSDIEDDIKLIKGRVVTDAVIKNTELTIKKYFQGKGYLNADVKVVQQKDTLLSNSVMLKIVVDKKYKVKVNDIKFTGNDVFLDSKLKSKMKNTGERLRFTLIEDLIGRSLRVFQPKEVKEFVTSTKPFGWREFRSYLHDNVKINVFKTKKFLQPKYEEDKKSLITYFNAQGYRDAEIVADSTVKSGKGLDVYITVDPGQKYYFGDITWSGNYVYDNETLDKVLAIKRGDVYDMELVKKKLTFNPQGADISSLYMDNGYLFFDIKPVEVKINGDSIDVEMRLSEGSQATLDKIYVTGNDRTNDHVIIRELRTLPGQKFSRNDVIRTQRELAQLGYFNPETVTPNVLPNIAKETADIEWQVEERPSDQIELSGGWGGPIGFVGTLGVTFNNFSLRKIPYPKTWSPLPVGDGQKLSVRFQANGKRFQTYSVSFSEPWLGGRKPNSFGLSYSYSIQRQYLYTTSEPPLGTLGVQGITASLGRRVTWPDDYFTVSNSLSYLKYDLNNYGAGFTSTQSLGFTDGVANSLTFNTTIARNSVDQPMYPRSGSNISLTASFTPPYSAIRGQGISDLPPNEKYKWVEYHKWMFDSWYYLKLVGNLVLVNRVHFGVIGSYDKDSPGTPFERFSLGGSGLAGQNFILATDIIGLRGYADNSLRTYDQVNNITGGVIYNKFVFELRYPVSLSPTATIYLLTFAEGGNNWNVLKDYNPYNLYKSVGAGVRVFMPAFGLLGVDYGYGFDTIPGQTSRSGGQFHFSIGQQIR; this is encoded by the coding sequence ATGAAGAAAATTGTAATTGTATTTGCGGCCTCCCTGTTGTGCGTTGTCCAAAGTGTAGACGCACAAATCCGCCCGGGACTTCGAAGCACCCCAGCTACCTCTGGTTCGGGTCTTCAGCTCGACTACTCCAATCCAAAAGAATATGAGATTGGAGGGATAGAAGTAACAGGATCAGAATACCTGGACAAAAATGCCATCATTTCAATTTCTGGACTAACGGTTGGGTCAACAATAAAGGTGCCTGGTGATGCCACTTCCGGAGCCATCAAGAAACTTTGGAACCAGGGAATTTTGGGAGACGTCTCGCTATTTGTTAGCAAAATCGAAGGCAACCAAATCTTTTTGACAATCGAACTCAAGGAAAGGCCAAGACTAACCAAGTTCACCTTCGAGGGTCTTAACAAAACCCAGAAAAGCGATATCGAAGACGACATTAAACTTATCAAAGGAAGGGTAGTAACAGACGCAGTCATCAAGAATACCGAGCTGACCATTAAAAAGTATTTTCAGGGAAAAGGCTACCTGAATGCTGATGTGAAAGTCGTCCAACAAAAGGACACCCTGCTTTCCAACAGCGTGATGTTGAAAATTGTGGTTGACAAAAAGTACAAGGTCAAGGTAAACGACATCAAATTTACAGGCAATGATGTTTTTCTGGACTCCAAGCTGAAGTCAAAAATGAAAAACACGGGAGAGCGGCTTAGGTTCACGCTGATAGAGGACTTGATTGGTCGTTCTCTTAGAGTCTTCCAGCCTAAGGAAGTAAAAGAATTTGTTACGTCGACTAAGCCCTTCGGGTGGAGAGAGTTTAGAAGCTATTTGCACGACAACGTAAAAATCAATGTTTTCAAAACCAAGAAGTTCCTCCAGCCAAAATATGAGGAAGACAAAAAGAGCCTTATCACATATTTTAATGCTCAGGGTTATCGGGATGCGGAAATAGTCGCTGACTCAACTGTAAAGAGCGGCAAGGGCCTTGATGTCTACATCACCGTAGATCCAGGTCAGAAATATTACTTTGGCGATATTACCTGGTCAGGCAACTATGTGTACGACAATGAAACGCTCGACAAGGTGCTTGCTATTAAAAGGGGTGATGTCTATGACATGGAACTCGTTAAGAAGAAGCTGACATTCAACCCTCAGGGTGCGGATATTAGCTCCCTTTACATGGACAATGGCTATCTCTTTTTCGATATTAAACCCGTAGAGGTCAAGATAAATGGTGACAGTATTGACGTAGAAATGCGTCTTTCTGAGGGCTCGCAGGCGACGCTTGATAAGATTTACGTGACAGGCAATGACCGAACCAACGACCACGTGATTATTCGTGAGCTGAGAACGCTTCCTGGCCAGAAATTCAGCCGTAACGACGTGATCCGTACGCAAAGGGAGCTTGCACAGCTGGGTTACTTTAACCCGGAAACAGTAACACCCAACGTACTGCCCAACATTGCCAAGGAAACTGCCGACATCGAATGGCAGGTGGAAGAACGTCCAAGCGACCAGATAGAGCTTTCTGGTGGTTGGGGTGGACCGATCGGCTTTGTGGGCACGCTTGGTGTCACTTTCAACAACTTCTCACTAAGGAAGATACCTTATCCGAAAACATGGAGCCCGTTGCCTGTAGGTGATGGTCAAAAGCTGTCCGTTAGGTTCCAGGCCAATGGCAAAAGATTCCAGACCTATTCGGTGTCGTTCTCTGAGCCCTGGCTGGGAGGTCGCAAGCCAAACTCTTTCGGACTGTCGTACAGCTATTCCATTCAGAGGCAATACCTTTACACGACCAGCGAACCGCCGCTGGGAACTCTCGGAGTGCAGGGTATTACCGCAAGCTTAGGCCGCCGTGTCACATGGCCCGATGACTATTTCACTGTAAGCAATAGCTTGTCGTATTTGAAGTACGATTTGAATAATTATGGCGCCGGATTTACCAGCACCCAGTCTCTTGGTTTTACCGACGGTGTGGCGAATAGCTTAACATTTAACACAACCATTGCCAGAAACAGTGTGGATCAGCCGATGTACCCAAGGTCTGGCTCTAACATCTCATTAACGGCCTCGTTTACACCACCTTATTCTGCCATCAGAGGTCAGGGAATTTCTGACCTGCCCCCTAATGAAAAGTACAAGTGGGTGGAATACCACAAGTGGATGTTCGATTCCTGGTACTACCTCAAGCTGGTTGGCAACCTTGTTTTGGTGAACCGTGTGCACTTTGGTGTCATCGGATCTTACGACAAAGACAGTCCTGGCACGCCTTTTGAAAGGTTCTCTTTGGGAGGTAGCGGTTTGGCAGGGCAAAACTTTATCCTCGCCACCGACATTATCGGACTGAGGGGGTATGCTGATAACTCCCTGCGAACCTATGATCAGGTAAACAATATTACCGGTGGTGTTATATATAATAAGTTTGTCTTCGAGCTGAGGTACCCTGTGTCGTTGAGCCCAACTGCCACCATTTACCTGCTTACCTTCGCTGAAGGGGGCAACAACTGGAACGTGTTAAAGGATTATAATCCTTATAACTTATATAAATCGGTAGGAGCAGGCGTTAGAGTATTCATGCCCGCTTTTGGACTTCTGGGTGTTGACTATGGTTATGGCTTTGATACCATACCGGGTCAAACTTCAAGAAGTGGTGGACAGTTCCACTTCTCCATAGGGCAGCAAATACGCTAA
- a CDS encoding isoprenyl transferase encodes MKELINSDAIPRHIAIIMDGNGRWAKKRGAARIFGHQNAIQAVRDAAEGSAELGVDYLTLYAFSTENWARPIEEVNGLMSLLVSTIKKELPTLQKNNIRLKSIGNILSLPKDAQENLDYAKKATQFNDGLTLILALNYSGRWEITEAVKKVAQDVVAGHRSTEDITEGLLDAYLDTKGIPDPELLIRTSGEMRISNFLLWQVAYTELFITEVLWPDFRREHLYEAIVGYQRRERRFGKISEQVNS; translated from the coding sequence ATGAAAGAATTGATTAATTCAGACGCTATTCCCCGCCACATTGCCATCATTATGGATGGCAACGGTAGATGGGCTAAAAAGAGAGGTGCTGCAAGGATATTCGGACATCAGAATGCCATACAGGCAGTGAGAGATGCCGCAGAAGGGAGTGCAGAGTTGGGCGTCGATTATTTAACTTTGTATGCGTTTTCAACGGAGAACTGGGCCAGGCCTATTGAGGAGGTAAATGGATTGATGTCATTGTTGGTGTCCACCATTAAAAAGGAGCTGCCAACATTACAGAAAAATAATATCAGGCTTAAGTCGATAGGCAACATTCTGAGCTTGCCAAAGGATGCGCAGGAAAATCTGGACTATGCTAAGAAGGCAACCCAGTTCAATGATGGACTGACGCTGATACTGGCCTTGAATTACAGTGGCAGGTGGGAAATTACAGAAGCTGTCAAAAAAGTAGCTCAGGATGTCGTGGCTGGGCATAGAAGCACAGAAGACATTACGGAGGGGCTGTTGGACGCTTACCTTGACACTAAGGGCATTCCTGACCCGGAATTGTTAATCAGGACTAGTGGGGAAATGCGCATAAGTAATTTTTTACTTTGGCAAGTTGCTTACACCGAGTTGTTTATTACAGAAGTGCTTTGGCCCGACTTCAGAAGAGAGCATCTTTATGAGGCTATAGTTGGGTACCAAAGAAGAGAAAGAAGATTTGGAAAAATCAGTGAACAAGTGAATTCCTGA
- the porG gene encoding type IX secretion system protein PorG: MKNRVYISLITSLLVIFFSSRALAQYTEFGGGLGMLSYTGDLNPKLRLRGWTPGLNAFYRMNVNNVVSVRLGLTAGKIKGDDQRAVDILGSNRDYSFDITLIEGSSVFEYYFLDYKHPHTNVYFSPYFFAGFGIFRTFGYDEAKADFSKLQPVIPFGVGIKQLVGKRYAVGLEFGLRKTFFDYLDSVSDGDITLKNYQYGNPESKDWYYFAGFSITYILYEIPCPFRYVPNRYEYN; this comes from the coding sequence TTGAAAAACAGAGTTTACATATCATTAATCACCAGTCTGCTGGTGATTTTTTTTAGCAGCAGGGCCCTTGCTCAATACACAGAATTTGGTGGAGGGTTGGGCATGCTTAGCTATACCGGGGATCTTAACCCAAAACTGAGGCTGAGGGGGTGGACTCCGGGGCTCAACGCATTTTACAGGATGAATGTTAATAACGTCGTAAGCGTAAGGCTTGGGCTGACGGCAGGCAAAATAAAAGGAGACGATCAACGGGCAGTTGATATACTAGGCAGCAATAGAGACTATTCATTCGATATCACGTTAATTGAGGGCTCATCGGTGTTTGAGTACTATTTTCTGGACTATAAGCACCCACACACCAACGTTTACTTCTCGCCCTACTTTTTTGCAGGTTTTGGCATTTTCAGAACCTTTGGCTACGATGAGGCTAAAGCAGACTTCAGTAAACTGCAACCTGTTATACCCTTTGGGGTTGGTATTAAGCAGCTCGTAGGCAAGAGATATGCTGTAGGATTAGAATTTGGACTAAGAAAGACCTTTTTCGACTATTTGGACAGCGTGTCCGATGGCGATATCACATTGAAAAACTACCAGTACGGCAATCCGGAAAGTAAGGACTGGTACTACTTCGCTGGGTTCTCGATTACCTATATTTTGTACGAAATTCCATGTCCTTTCAGGTATGTTCCCAACCGTTATGAGTATAATTGA
- a CDS encoding DUF6089 family protein, giving the protein MKKFILVLIILVPALLASEDAFGQYNRRSKARLQRNKAMSSYRGGRISGGVSRFKSYHSLGVNLNASNYFGDIAPLSRAVSTDISFTRPGFGITHTYRAHKMVGIRSSFNWVRLKSDDFDSADPTLTESLPRYTRNLSFRNDVKELSVILEMDIFPNEGGAGSRLPFAPYVFAGGAAFLHNPKGLVPELGNDGNPLAEAGKWVSLKDLGTEGQNSDQYDIKPYKSLSYAIPFGIGSRFRLPGPFDAAFEIGYRLLFFDYIDDLSGRYVDPGAFGTNELARTMADRSREATSASGQPRQLTLVTEAYGGTSTKVSQIDGQPYPTIAGWGFEDDIRGNPNNNDQYIVTQIRLMYVFGKVRRSAKFR; this is encoded by the coding sequence ATGAAGAAGTTTATTCTCGTACTTATCATTTTGGTTCCTGCACTCCTCGCAAGCGAAGATGCGTTTGGTCAGTACAATAGAAGAAGCAAAGCCAGGTTACAAAGAAACAAAGCTATGTCTTCCTACAGGGGTGGCCGGATTAGTGGCGGCGTGTCCCGGTTCAAGAGCTATCACTCACTTGGAGTAAATTTGAATGCATCAAACTATTTTGGCGATATAGCGCCGCTTTCCAGGGCTGTAAGCACGGATATTTCTTTTACCAGGCCGGGTTTTGGTATTACGCATACTTACAGGGCGCACAAAATGGTTGGTATTCGATCTAGTTTTAACTGGGTAAGATTGAAATCCGATGATTTTGACTCGGCTGATCCTACGCTAACGGAAAGCCTCCCAAGGTACACCAGAAACCTTTCTTTCAGAAATGATGTGAAGGAGCTATCTGTTATTCTGGAGATGGACATATTTCCAAACGAGGGTGGTGCAGGTTCAAGGCTACCTTTCGCTCCTTACGTATTTGCAGGGGGGGCGGCTTTCCTTCATAACCCCAAAGGACTTGTCCCGGAGCTTGGCAATGACGGCAATCCACTTGCGGAAGCAGGAAAATGGGTTTCTCTAAAAGATTTGGGCACTGAAGGTCAAAACAGCGATCAGTATGATATCAAGCCCTATAAGTCGCTTTCGTATGCGATCCCGTTTGGCATAGGGTCAAGATTTAGACTGCCCGGTCCTTTCGACGCTGCCTTCGAAATAGGGTATCGACTTCTTTTCTTCGATTATATTGATGACTTGAGCGGCAGATACGTGGATCCGGGAGCTTTCGGTACAAATGAGCTTGCCCGCACCATGGCCGACAGGTCTCGTGAAGCCACTTCGGCATCTGGTCAGCCCCGACAGCTGACTTTGGTCACCGAAGCCTATGGTGGAACGAGCACTAAGGTGTCCCAAATTGATGGTCAGCCTTATCCAACTATAGCTGGCTGGGGCTTCGAAGACGACATAAGAGGAAATCCCAACAACAACGACCAATATATTGTCACCCAGATACGTTTAATGTACGTGTTCGGCAAAGTTCGCCGGAGTGCTAAATTCAGATAA
- a CDS encoding NAD kinase encodes MRIALHGHKFNSDTIPFIQEVISFLQDRNVELVVSQIFRKHATKAGFDLPDGQDLSKTNPMEPLDAIISLGGDGTLLETVTYVKHAETPILGINTGRLGFLANISKLDIQSALTSFFEQRFTYDYRTLLRLETNKEVFGDTSFALNEFTITKKDTSSMITVKCYINGEYLNSYWADGLMVSTPTGSTGYSLSCGGPVILPHSNNFVITPVSPHNLNVRPLIVPDESVISFVIESRGRNFLASLDSRSHTVDSSVEMSVRKEDFRAKLIQLHGYSFLDTLRNKLNWGFDLRN; translated from the coding sequence ATGAGAATAGCCCTCCATGGTCATAAATTCAACAGTGATACCATTCCATTTATTCAGGAGGTCATCTCGTTTCTTCAAGATAGAAATGTAGAATTAGTTGTTTCGCAGATATTTAGGAAGCACGCTACCAAAGCCGGCTTTGACTTGCCAGATGGTCAAGACCTCAGTAAAACGAATCCCATGGAGCCATTAGATGCTATTATAAGCTTAGGTGGAGACGGGACATTGCTTGAAACTGTCACCTATGTGAAGCATGCAGAAACACCAATTTTGGGAATTAACACCGGCAGATTAGGCTTTCTGGCAAACATCTCAAAACTGGATATTCAGAGCGCCTTGACATCTTTTTTTGAGCAACGGTTTACCTACGACTACAGAACACTTCTGAGACTGGAAACGAATAAGGAGGTGTTTGGCGACACAAGTTTTGCTTTGAACGAATTCACAATTACGAAGAAGGATACCTCTTCAATGATCACAGTCAAGTGTTATATAAATGGGGAGTACCTTAATTCCTATTGGGCTGACGGACTGATGGTTTCCACACCAACAGGCTCCACGGGCTATTCCCTTAGTTGCGGTGGGCCTGTTATTCTACCTCATTCAAACAATTTTGTTATAACCCCGGTTAGTCCTCACAATTTGAATGTTCGTCCGTTGATTGTTCCCGACGAAAGTGTCATTTCGTTCGTTATAGAAAGCAGGGGAAGAAACTTCCTGGCCTCTTTGGATTCACGGTCACATACGGTTGATTCTTCGGTAGAAATGTCGGTGAGGAAGGAGGATTTCAGAGCCAAATTGATCCAACTCCATGGTTACTCGTTTTTGGATACACTAAGGAATAAGCTAAATTGGGGCTTTGATCTTAGAAATTAA
- a CDS encoding CBS domain-containing protein, whose translation MIASDLINYMIPPLKLSDEIQKAILWMEELHSTELPVVEKGEFLGFINEDTILELNGALPRVADYNLQGVKCKVDQSQHYYDVIKACDNNGLSLVAVTDNVGTYLGVITLEDVIQAFAMTSSIKSHGGILVLSMKQIDYSLAEISRLIESDNGKILSSYLTDDPNDSSKVSLTIKINLEDLTRVQATLERFGYQIVAKFNNAPEAVDEQERMDILMKYLGI comes from the coding sequence ATGATAGCAAGTGATCTTATCAATTACATGATACCCCCACTCAAGCTGAGTGACGAAATTCAGAAAGCAATTCTGTGGATGGAAGAACTGCATTCCACGGAACTTCCCGTCGTTGAGAAGGGAGAGTTTTTGGGGTTTATTAATGAAGATACTATCCTCGAATTGAATGGAGCCCTGCCAAGAGTAGCAGACTATAATTTACAAGGGGTTAAATGTAAAGTAGATCAATCGCAGCACTACTATGATGTGATAAAGGCCTGCGACAACAATGGATTGTCGCTTGTGGCGGTAACGGACAACGTTGGCACCTACCTTGGTGTAATTACACTGGAAGATGTTATTCAGGCATTTGCCATGACATCTTCGATAAAAAGTCATGGGGGCATTCTTGTGCTTTCGATGAAGCAAATAGATTATTCTCTGGCAGAAATTAGCCGGCTCATAGAATCGGACAACGGCAAGATTCTCAGCTCATACCTTACTGACGACCCAAATGATTCTTCAAAAGTGAGCCTTACAATCAAAATCAACCTCGAAGACCTCACCCGGGTGCAGGCTACTTTGGAAAGGTTTGGGTATCAAATAGTGGCTAAATTTAATAATGCTCCAGAGGCTGTTGACGAACAGGAGAGGATGGACATTTTAATGAAATACCTGGGCATTTAG
- a CDS encoding alpha/beta fold hydrolase: protein MNIELKTQNNYPYIDEGKGETLLLLHGLFGALSNWDSVVRRFSKTHRVVIPMLPIYEMPIREAGLDGLVEYLEGFVEMMGLKDFTLMGNSLGGHIALIYTLANKSKVKKMILTGSSGLFENSMGGSFPKRGSYEYIKERVEYTFYDPKTATPDYIEEVFETTKSIPKCMRIVAIAKSAQRHNMAKEVPSIKIPTLLVWGLNDTITPPEVAHEFNRLIPNSTLRFIDKCCHAPMMEHPDKFNDILSEFLLNEAA from the coding sequence ATGAACATAGAACTAAAAACACAGAATAACTATCCGTATATCGATGAGGGCAAGGGCGAAACGCTTTTGCTTCTTCATGGCCTTTTTGGCGCACTTAGTAACTGGGATAGTGTAGTTCGCCGGTTTTCCAAGACGCACAGAGTCGTCATTCCCATGCTTCCCATCTACGAAATGCCGATTAGAGAAGCTGGCCTCGATGGATTAGTCGAATACCTTGAGGGTTTCGTCGAAATGATGGGACTCAAAGATTTTACGTTGATGGGCAATTCACTTGGAGGCCATATAGCGCTGATATATACCCTTGCAAATAAGAGCAAGGTGAAGAAAATGATACTCACTGGTAGCTCCGGACTTTTCGAAAACTCTATGGGCGGCTCGTTTCCAAAGAGGGGAAGCTATGAGTACATTAAGGAAAGGGTGGAGTACACTTTCTACGATCCAAAAACGGCCACGCCAGATTATATTGAGGAGGTTTTTGAGACAACCAAAAGCATCCCAAAATGTATGCGCATAGTGGCCATAGCAAAATCTGCTCAGCGCCACAATATGGCCAAAGAAGTGCCATCTATTAAAATACCTACGCTTCTGGTTTGGGGGCTTAACGACACCATCACTCCTCCGGAGGTAGCACATGAATTTAACAGACTGATACCCAATTCAACTCTTAGGTTCATCGACAAGTGTTGCCACGCCCCAATGATGGAACACCCTGATAAGTTTAACGATATATTAAGTGAGTTTCTGCTAAATGAAGCTGCATGA
- a CDS encoding CvpA family protein, translating into MRVIDIVILIILVLGAFRGFQKGLLLEIVGLFAFILGIIGGFQFTPLVASFLDGYFTKVPGLIPVISFIIVFVVIVLAVNLIGLALKKTIDLTLLGSFDDLAGSLAGILKWALALSFLLWLLTFFGFQLADEYVEGAKIYPFVVSLAPWMIDTISVVLPFVKEFFEKLTPAEQQPAERQAYILALTRLRIV; encoded by the coding sequence TTGAGAGTTATTGACATAGTCATTCTTATTATCCTTGTTCTTGGAGCGTTTCGGGGCTTCCAAAAAGGACTTCTGTTGGAAATTGTCGGCCTGTTTGCCTTCATTTTGGGGATTATTGGCGGGTTTCAATTCACCCCACTGGTGGCGAGCTTCCTCGACGGATACTTCACTAAAGTCCCGGGGCTTATTCCTGTCATCTCTTTCATTATCGTGTTTGTCGTCATCGTGCTCGCCGTTAACCTTATTGGCCTGGCCCTTAAAAAAACGATTGACTTAACTTTGCTCGGAAGCTTCGACGACCTGGCCGGGTCGCTGGCTGGAATTTTGAAATGGGCTTTGGCCTTAAGCTTCCTGCTTTGGCTGCTGACCTTTTTTGGGTTTCAGCTAGCTGATGAATACGTCGAGGGAGCCAAAATTTACCCCTTTGTGGTGAGCCTCGCTCCGTGGATGATCGACACTATTTCTGTAGTGTTGCCGTTTGTCAAGGAGTTTTTTGAGAAACTAACCCCTGCGGAGCAACAGCCTGCAGAGAGGCAAGCCTATATTTTAGCATTGACTAGGCTAAGAATTGTTTAG
- a CDS encoding GatB/YqeY domain-containing protein, with the protein MSLKTQIDGDIKQAMLSKNSERLRALRAIKSLILLAESEKGAKAELDQAAEMAILTKAAKQRKDSLAIFEEQNRPDLAEKEQAELDVINEFLPKQLSEEEVKSEVAKIIAQVGASSPQDMGKVMGAATKALAGKADGKLISTLVKELLSK; encoded by the coding sequence ATGAGCCTTAAAACCCAAATCGACGGAGATATAAAACAAGCCATGCTAAGCAAAAACTCAGAAAGGCTGAGGGCGCTGAGAGCTATCAAGTCGCTGATTTTGCTGGCGGAGTCTGAAAAGGGTGCCAAAGCAGAGCTTGACCAGGCAGCAGAGATGGCTATTTTGACCAAGGCCGCCAAGCAGAGAAAAGACTCACTGGCCATTTTTGAAGAACAGAATCGGCCCGATTTGGCAGAAAAGGAGCAGGCGGAGCTGGATGTTATCAATGAATTTTTGCCAAAGCAGCTTTCAGAAGAGGAAGTGAAGTCGGAGGTTGCAAAAATAATTGCTCAAGTGGGTGCCTCCAGTCCTCAGGACATGGGCAAAGTGATGGGTGCAGCTACGAAAGCATTGGCTGGAAAAGCCGACGGTAAATTGATCTCAACGCTGGTTAAAGAGCTATTAAGCAAGTAA
- a CDS encoding pyridoxine 5'-phosphate synthase yields the protein MTRLSVNINKVATLRNARGANNPDVVKVAKDCEVFGAQGITVHPRPDERHIRHSDVLELSKVVTTEFNIEGYPDRRFIDLVKTVKPAQATLVPDPPEAITSNTGWDTLKHQAFLAEVSAELHTAGVRVSIFLNPDVKLVDAAAKSGADRIELYTEPYATHYHSNREKAIASYIETAKLAKSAGLGINAGHDLDLHNLAYLVQQIPAIDEVSIGHALICDALYYGLENTIQMYLRQLT from the coding sequence ATGACCAGGCTCAGTGTTAACATAAATAAAGTAGCCACGCTCAGAAATGCCAGAGGAGCAAATAATCCGGACGTGGTAAAGGTTGCAAAAGACTGCGAGGTCTTCGGCGCACAGGGAATCACTGTACACCCACGGCCGGATGAAAGGCATATTCGCCATAGCGACGTGCTTGAGCTTTCGAAGGTGGTGACCACAGAATTTAATATTGAAGGGTACCCCGACAGACGGTTTATCGATCTGGTAAAAACAGTAAAGCCTGCGCAAGCCACTTTGGTTCCGGATCCACCTGAAGCAATCACATCAAACACCGGTTGGGATACGCTGAAACACCAGGCTTTCCTTGCTGAAGTCTCAGCAGAACTCCACACTGCTGGCGTAAGGGTCTCCATTTTCCTCAATCCAGACGTAAAATTAGTGGACGCTGCAGCCAAAAGTGGAGCGGACAGAATAGAGCTCTATACCGAGCCATACGCCACGCATTATCATAGCAACCGGGAAAAAGCTATCGCTTCTTATATCGAAACAGCAAAGCTGGCAAAATCTGCCGGGCTTGGCATTAATGCAGGCCATGACCTTGACTTACACAACCTGGCCTATTTGGTACAGCAAATTCCAGCAATTGACGAAGTATCCATTGGGCATGCGCTGATCTGCGATGCCTTGTACTATGGGCTGGAAAACACTATCCAAATGTATCTGCGCCAGTTAACTTAA